Proteins co-encoded in one Helicoverpa zea isolate HzStark_Cry1AcR chromosome 18, ilHelZeax1.1, whole genome shotgun sequence genomic window:
- the LOC124639004 gene encoding uncharacterized protein LOC124639004 translates to MNSDTVIIEDDDIEMVPIVVLDEDDDDVATEKAVEPQTVETIDLDDDQPQAAPTAASETVPMDYATEKAFVRKLKINSLMDKIVQTCLNMKNAVGMPRVIQKTLIPLYKDTSNAVKESKEFKKLLRKTWKLLQKDPNHKFLHIKTLCEELKSGRVRRKVPFVTLTRELPHRTSGFVTELNSSSKPMNSDESSKQTNGDEEVQCLDMDEIGERRSERIKEQEKCGAANRKLTAYSQAVKSYQQRKRFAKKLNDIHLVNAAKLNKLNKQCVTAMSKKLNGAKTDKPHSLDIRYEKTDIIILDNSDNELEDSQTSNENQNVNIILDDSCKEHTLSNEAMNSVTADTENNVGLNEDSNKENDQSENNITRPSNEDIDVELLIPKNHIDVRIDNVDPYNYNEERIKAIEKDIAFYKKRIEELEEEEVTTDNGFSSPYILCAKFKSKIVECYKKICELNGDSDIIVKRCEIRLQVANGHPSGPAKRLEEHLNDSIDNTGAVAFPDFSDVVKCVIEANKEDCLGWNRQQVIREASALFRQCGQALRKRRQKREYRDLLCLVPDKQDPDDPAENNPELLAKLEENKLIAKIKEEEILERYVKMENQMYAPGAGSNGSNGEASTMEFESDRESSDSESGSEDDTIAPEDVAPDISHDQFEIEGRRSEIEQRPKTVSFECLVLNNNLILTPNAISNQVNTAGVSNNHNVSVNANPSSFNPLLTQLLDTPFVTPSSALLETTGKQNITRESSSVKENQAKVPIVVLERHIGKHINTEEIIDNNNLDTVTTINDSNLINRIKIEDPDDPNIESSDINENHNCINSNYTSISNRIQFCDEERKEDDVKVKKEPEPVDVQSMLDELGDGFVCTVFDFEDPFLVIEISSDEFSEDET, encoded by the exons atGAATTCAGACACTGTGATAATAGAAGATGATGATATTGAAATG GTACCCATTGTTGTTcttgatgaagatgatgatgacgtggccactgaaaaagctgttgaacCACAAACAGTGGAAACTATAGACTTGGATGATGACCAGCCGCAAGCTGCACCCACGGCAGCATCGGAGACAGTACCGATGGACTATGCAACAGAAAAGGCCTTCGTGAGAAAGCTAAAAATTAATAGTCTAATGGATAAAATTGTACAAACATGTTTGAATATGAAGAATGCAGTAGGAATGCCAAGAGTAATACAGAAAACATTAATACCGTTATATAAAGATACAAGCAACGCTGTTAAAGAATCTAAAGAGTTTAAGAAATTGTTGAGAAAAACATGGAAGTTGTTGCAGAAAGACCCTAATCATAAGTTTTTACACATCAAGACATTGTGTGAAGAATTAAAATCAGGGCGAGTGAGAAGAAAAGTGCCTTTTGTAACGCTAACTAGAGAATTGCCACATAGGACATCTGGATTCGTTACag AACTAAATAGCAGTAGTAAACCAATGAATAGTGACGAAagtagtaaacaaacaaatggaGACGAAGAAGTACAATGTCTTGATATGGACGAAATTGGCGAAAGAAGATCTGAACGAATAAAAGAACAAGAAAAATGTGGTGCAGCAAACAGAAAACTAACTGCATATTCACAAGCTGTCAAATCATACCAACAACGCAAAAGATTTGctaaaaaattaaatgatattCATTTGGTCAATGCAGCAAAATTAaacaagctaaacaaacaatGTGTTACAGCAATGAGTAAAAAGTTAAATGGTGCTAAAACAGACAAACCACATAGTTTAGACATTAGATACGAAAAgactgatattattattttagataatTCTGACAATGAGCTTGAGGACAGTCAGACAAGTAATGAAaatcaaaatgtaaatataattttagatgATTCTTGTAAAGAACATACATTATCAAATGAAGCAATGAACAGTGTTACTGCAGACACTGAAAATAACGTTGGCCTTAATGAAGattcaaataaagaaaatgatcaatcagaaaataatataactaGACCCTCTAACGAAGATATAGATGTAGAACTTTTAATTCCCAAAAACCATATTGATGTCAGAATTGATAATGTAGATCCATATAATTATAATGAAGAAAGGATAAAAGCAATTGAAAAAGATATtgcgttttataaaaaaagaatagaAGAGTTAGAAGAGGAAGAGGTAACAACGGACAATGGATTCTCATCTCCATACATTCTATGTGCAAA atTCAAAAGCAAAATTGTTGAATGCTACAAGAAGATATGTGAACTTAATGGAGACAGCGATATAATAGTAAAAAGGTGCGAAATTCGATTACAAGTAGCCAATGGCCATCCATCAGGTCCTGCAAAGAGGCTGGAAGAGCATTTGAATGATAGCATAGACAACACAGGTGCTGTCGCATTCCCTGATTTCTCAGATGTGGTTAAATGTGTTATAGAAGCAAATAAAGAAGATTGTTTAGGTTGGAACAGGCAACAGGTGATCCGAGAAG CGTCAGCGTTATTCCGCCAATGCGGACAGGCGTTGCGTAAGCGCCGACAGAAGCGAGAATACAGAGATCTTCTATGTCTAGTACCCGATAAGCAAGACCCTGATGACCCTGCGGAAAATAATCCAGAACTTTTGGCTAAATTAGAAGAAAACAAGCTCATTgctaaaataaaagaagaagaaaTCTTAGAAAG ataTGTTAAAATGGAGAATCAGATGTATGCACCAGGTGCTGGAAGCAATGGAAGCAATGGAGAAGCCAGTACGATGGAGTTTGAGTCAGACAGAGAATCTAGCGATTCAGAAAGTGGCTCTGAGGATGACACCATAGCACCAGAAGATGTAGCTCCGGACATAAGTCATGACCAATTTGAAATAGAAGGAAGAAGAAGTGAAATAGAACAGCGTCCGAAAACTGTTAGCTTTGAGTgtttagtattaaataataatcttattTTAACTCCGAATGCGATTAGTAATCAAGTTAATACTGCAGGTGTATCAAATAATCATAATGTTAGTGTAAATGCTAATCCGTCCTCATTTAATCCTTTACTAACGCAGTTATTGGATACTCCATTTGTAACACCATCATCTGCATTATTAGAAACAACAGGAAAACAAAATATCACACGAGAGAGTTCAAGTGTTAAAGAAAACCAGGCCAAAGTTCCAATAGTCGTTCTCGAAAGACATATAGGTAAACATATAAACACAGAGGaaattattgataataataatttagataCGGTAACAACAATAAATGACTcaaatttaattaatagaataaaaattgaAGACCCTGATGATCCAAATATTGAGTCTAGTGATATAAATGAGAATCATAATTGTATTAATTCCAATTATACGTCAATTAGCAATAGAATACAATTCTGCGatgaagaaagaaaagaggATGATGTCAAAGTTAAAAAAGAGCCTGAACCAGTAGATGTTCAAAGTATGTTAGACGAGTTAGGAGATGGTTTCGTGTGCACTGTATTCGATTTTGAAGACCCATTCCTAGTCATAGAAATATCATCAGATGAATTTTCAGAGGATGAGACGTAA
- the LOC124638980 gene encoding F-actin-capping protein subunit beta, producing the protein MTDQQMDCALDLMRRLPPQQIEKNLTDLIDLVPSMCDDLLSSVDQPLKIAQDRSTGKDYLLCDYNRDGDSYRSPWSNTYDPPLEDGSMPSERLRKLEIDANHAFDQYREMYFEGGVSSVYLWDMDHGFAGVILIKKAGDGSQKIKGCWDSIHVVEVIEKSSGRNAHYKLTSTAMLWLQTNKESSGTMNLGGSLTRQAEQDSAVSDVTPHIVNIGRMVEDMENKIRNTLNDIYFGKTKDIVNGLRSVVPAELVQRKAALQHDLALALQRRHVARDD; encoded by the exons ATG ACTGACCAACAAATGGATTGTGCTTTAGACCTGATGCGGAGGTTGCCTCCGCAGCAGATTGAGAAGAACTTGACAGATTTGATAGATCTTGTGCCTAGTATGTGTGATGACCTGCTCTCGTCTGTGGACCAGCCGTTAAAGATTGCTCAGGATCGTAGCACGGGGAAGGACTACTTACTGTGTGATTACAACCGCGACGGAGACTCGTACAGGTCTCCATGGTCAAATACATACGACCCGCCGCTTGAAGATGGGTCGATGCCGTCAGAGAGGCTGAGGAAGTTAGAAATCGATGCTAATCACGCCTTCGATCAGTACAGAGAGATGTACTTCGAAGGTGGCGTCAGCTCAGTGTACCTGTGGGACATGGATCACGGATTTGCTG GTGTAATATTGATAAAGAAAGCTGGCGATGGGTCCCAAAAGATCAAAGGCTGCTGGGACTCCATCCACGTGGTAGAGGTGATCGAGAAGAGCTCCGGCCGCAATGCGCACTACAAGCTCACATCTACCGCCATGCTGTGGCTTCAGACTAACAAGGAGAGCAGCGGGACCATGAATCTTGGGGGCAGTCTTACTAGACAG GCAGAACAAGACTCAGCAGTAAGCGATGTGACTCCCCACATCGTAAACATTGGCCGCATGGTCGAGGACATGGAGAACAAGATCAGGAACACGCTCAATGATATCTATTTCG GTAAAACAAAAGACATAGTGAACGGCCTCCGGTCAGTGGTGCCAGCCGAGCTGGTGCAGCGCAAAGCAGCGCTTCAGCACGACCTGGCGCTCGCGCTGCAGCGCCGGCACGTCGCGCGCGACGACTGA